The Brachyhypopomus gauderio isolate BG-103 chromosome 12, BGAUD_0.2, whole genome shotgun sequence genome window below encodes:
- the jupa gene encoding junction plakoglobin a, translating into MAMQMGEREGTVKVTEWQKTYYAGDSGFQSRATTVRSDGDDGEFLSKKVTMTTKVETIPDMESQYNITRTQRIRAAMFPETMPEGVSIPSTQLDPSQQTNVQRLAEPSQLLKTAIIHLINYQDDAELATRAIPELTKLLNDDDQVVVNKAAQIVNQLSRKEASRRALVQSPQVVAAVVRAMQNSNDMETTRATASILHNLSHQREGLLAIFKSGGIPALVRMLSSPIESVLFYAITTLHNLLLHQEGAKMAVRLADGLQKMVPLLKKSNPKFLAITTDCLQLLSYGNQESKLIILANGGPEGLVHIMRNYNYEKLLWTTSRVLKVLSVCPSNKPAIVEAGGMQALGKHVTGSSQRLSQNSLWTLRNLSDAATKQDGLEGLLQVLVGLLSTDDVNMLACVTGILSNLTCNNTRNKTQVTQCGGVEALIHALLRAGEKEDVAEPAACALRHLTSRHPDAEVAQNAVRSHYGIPPIMKLLNKPYHWPAVKAVVGLIRNLALCPANQAPLRDADAIPKLVNLLINAHQDAQKHGSASQQTYQDGVRMEEIVEGATGALHILARDPINRSIIADMNTVPLFVQLLYSPVDNIKRVAAGVLCELALDKQSAIMIDAEGASAPLMELLHSSNEGIATYAAAVLFRISEDKNADYKKRVSVELTHSLFKHDPAAWDMAHSNAMMDPGFGQDMELEQRFGTQYAFDTMGAEHDLGDDFIQGYDPMPC; encoded by the exons ATGGCAATGCAGA tgggCGAGCGTGAGGGTACGGTGAAGGTTACAGAATGGCAGAAGACTTATTACGCAGGAGACTCCGGGTTCCAGTCAAGAGCCACCACAGTGCGTTCAGACGGAGACGACGGGGAGTTCCTCTCCAAGAAAGTCACCATGACCACCAAAGTTGAGACCATTCCAG ACATGGAGTCTCAGTACAACATAACCAGGACCCAGCGTATCAGAGCGGCCATGTTCCCTGAGACGATGCCGGAGGGCGTGTCCATCCCGTCCACGCAGTTGGACCCGTCCCAGCAGACCAATGTGCAGAGGCTGGCAGAACCTTCGCAGCTTCTCAAGACCGCCATCATCCACCTCATCAACTACCAGGACGATGCAGAGCTGGCCACGCGCGCAATCCCCGAACTCACCAAGCTGCTCAACGACGACGACCAG GTGGTGGTGAACAAGGCAGCGCAGATCGTGAACCAGCTGTCGCGGAAGGAGGCGTCTCGGCGGGCGCTGGTGCAGTCGCCGCAGGTGGTGGCGGCCGTGGTGCGGGCCATGCAGAACAGCAACGACATGGAGACCACGCGGGCCACGGCCAGCATCCTGCACAACCTGTCGCACCAGCGCGAGGGCCTGCTGGCCATCTTCAAGTCCGGCGGCATCCCGGCCCTCGTGCGCATGCTCAG ctcTCCAATAGAGTCGGTGTTGTTCTACGCCATCACCACGCTGCACAATCTGCTCCTGCACCAGGAGGGGGCCAAGATGGCCGTGCGCCTGGCAGACGGCCTGCAGAAGATGGTGCCACTGCTGAAAAAGAGCAACCCCAAGTTCCTGGCCATCACCACAGACTGCCTGCAGCTCCTCTCCTACGGCAACCAGGAGagcaag CTGATCATCCTGGCCAACGGTGGTCCTGAGGGCCTGGTGCACATCATGAGGAACTACAATTACGAGAAGCTGCTGTGGACCACCAGCCGCGTGCTCAAGGTGCTCTCCGTGTGTCCGAGCAACAAGCCCGCCATCGTGGAAGCCG gAGGGATGCAGGCTCTGGGAAAGCATGTGACTGGTTCCAGCCAGCGCCTCTCCCAGAACTCTCTGTGGACTCTGAGGAACCTGTCTGACGCTGCCACTAAGCAG GACGGCCTGGAGGGACTCCTGCAGGTGCTGGTTGGCCTCCTCTCCACGGACGACGTGAACATGCTCGCGTGCGTCACCGGCATCCTGTCCAACCTCACGTGCAACAACACGCGCAACAAGACGCAGGTCACTCAGTGCGGCGGGGTGGAGGCCCTCATCCACGCCCTGCTGCGTGCCGGCGAGAAGGAGGACGTGGCCGAGCCGGCCGCCTGCGCCCTGCGTCACCTGACCAGCCGCCACCCGGACGCCGAGGTGGCCCAGAATGCTGTGCGTTCGCACTACGGCATCCCCCCCATCATGAAACTCCTCAACAAGCCGTACCACTGGCCCGCTGTCAAG GCTGTGGTTGGCCTGATCCGTAACCTGGCGCTCTGCCCGGCCAATCAGGCGCCTCTCCGAGATGCAGATGCCATTCCCAAATTGGTCAATCTGCTAATTAACGCCCACCAGGATGCTCAGAAGCATGGCTCAGCCAGTCAGCAAACATACCAG GATGGCGTAAGAATGGAGGAGATCGTGGAAGGTGCCACCGGAGCCCTCCACATCCTGGCCAGAGATCCCATCAACAGGAGCATCATCGCCGACATGAACACCGTCCCCTTGTTCGTGCAG TTGCTCTACTCCCCAGTGGATAACATAAAGCGCGTGGCTGCTGGCGTGTTGTGTGAGCTGGCTCTGGACAAACAGTCGGCCATTATGATCGACGCTGAGGGGGCCTCTGCTCCCCTTATGGAGCTGCTGCACTCCAGCAATGAGGGCATTG CTACCTACGCAGCCGCAGTGCTCTTCCGCATTTCTGAGGACAAAAACGCAGACTACAAGAAGCGTGTGTCTGTGGAGCTGACGCACTCTCTCTTCAAACACGACCCTGCGGCATGGGACATG GCTCATAGCAACGCAATGATGGACCCTGGTTTTGGACAAGACATGG AGCTTGAGCAACGCTTCGGTACTCAGTATGCATTTGACACCATGGGAGCAGAGCATGACCTCGGTGATGATTTCATACAAGGCTATGACCCAATGCCCTGCTAA
- the cdc6 gene encoding cell division control protein 6 homolog — protein MPNARAHSQPTLQFPRRRSCRVGSRSKSSSQPDAENIVDVPHSPKKSNVEGVRDLPLSPRNPVYKSSALSERIPLSPRKRTGDENACNLPAPLQGSPPKQSRPSPCSPRKLSFTPNTPVFSSPPRLTPTSPRHPPSSPAHASPKRCPGKPSTDPSAPREAAVPQDFADKKSHYQSVKQALHTAVPHRLLSRESERAAIASFLERHVIPGNPSSLYVSGAPGTGKTACLNCVLQEHKAVLAGVRTVVINCMTLRSSHSIFPLLAEKLGLSRGHSGGRLEKLLTSSGPTVLLVLDEMDQLDSKAQDVLYTLFEWPNLPKSRLCLIGIANALDLTDRILPRLQARPRCRPQLLHFPPYSREELTAIVQDRLTQVSGETVLDAAAVQFCARKVSAVSGDARKALDICRRAVEMTESGNRSKTTSESPADTKVSRVSVPQVARVLSEVYGDRMASGGAEGESFPLQQKLLVCCLLLITRQGRSREVQLGKLCEAYSKLCQQRQVSAVGQGECLSLCTLLESRGILALKKAKEARLTKISLKIEEKDVENALKDRTLLGSILAAGLP, from the exons ATGCCGAACGCGCGCGCTCACAGCCAGCCAACCCTGCAGTTCCCCAGGCGCAGGTCGTGCAGGGTAGGCTCGCGCTCCAAAAGCTCCTCTCAACCCGATGCAGAAAATATTGTGGACGTCCCTCATTCTCCGAAAAAGTCTAACGTCGAGGGTGTCCGAGACCTTCCTCTTTCTCCCAGGAATCCCGTGTACAAAAGTAGTGCTCTGTCTGAACGGATACCCCTTAGTCCCCGTAAGCGCACag GTGATGAGAACGCATGCAATCTGCCGGCCCCTCTGCAGGGCTCCCCTCCCAAACAGAGTCGCCCATCTCCATGTTCCCCTCGGAAACTGTCCTTCACTCCAAACACCCCCGTCTTCAGCTCCCCGCCTCGGTTGACCCCCACGTCCCCGAGacaccctccctcctcccctgctCACGCCTCTCCCAAAAGATGTCCGGGGAAGCCGAGCACTGACCCATCAGCACCAAGGGAGGCTGCAGTACCACAAGATTTTGCTGACAAAA AGTCGCACTACCAGAGTGTGAAGCAGGCTCTCCATACTGCGGTACCCCACCGACTACTCTCACGTGAGTCGGAGCGGGCCGCCATTGCCTCCTTCCTGGAAAGACACGTGATCCCGGGCAACCCCTCTAGTCTCTATGTGTCTGGAGCACCTGGGACTGGGAAGACGGCCTGTCTGAACTGTGTGCTTCAGGAACACAAG GCTGTCCTCGCAGGCGTGCGGACCGTGGTGATTAACTGCATGACCCTGCGCAGCTCCCATAGTATCTTCCCTCTGCTGGCTGAGAAACTGGGACTGTCCAGAGGCCATAGTGGAGGGAGACTGGAGAAGCTGCTCACCAGTTCCGGCCCCACCGT TCTGCTGGTTCTGGATGAAATGGACCAGCTGGACAGCAAGGCCCAAGATGTCCTCTACACTCTCTTTGAGTGGCCTAATCTTCCTAAGTCTCGGCTGTGTCTCATCG GCATTGCCAACGCTCTAGACCTGACGGACCGTATTCTGCCCAGACTGCAGGCCAGACCTCGCTGCAGACCCCAGCTGCTTCACTTCCCCCCATATAGCCGCGAGGAGCTGACCGCCATCGTCCAGGACCGGCTCACGCAG GTTTCCGGGGAGACGGTTCTAGATGCAGCTGCCGTGCAGTTTTGTGCCAGGAAGGTGTCTGCGGTGTCGGGAGATGCACGCAAAGCTCTGGACATCTGCAG GAGAGCTGTAGAGATGACCGAGTCAGGCAACAGGTCTAAAACGACGTCGGAGTCACCAGCCGATACAAAag TGTCCAGGGTGAGCGTTCCCCAGGTGGCCCGGGTGCTGTCGGAGGTGTACGGGGACCGCATGGCCagtgggggggcagagggggagaGTTTCCCTCTGCAGCAGAAACTGCTGGTGTGCTGCCTGCTCCTCATCACACGGCAGGGAAGGAGCAGAGAGGTTCAGCTGGGCAAG TTGTGCGAGGCCTACAGCAAACTCTGTCAGCAGAGACAGGTGAGCGCCGTGGGACAAGGGGAGTGTCTGTCCCTCTGTACCCTGCTGGAGAGCAGGGGCATCTTGGCCCTCAAGAAGGCCAAGGAGGCCCGCCTCACCAAg ATTTCTTTGAAGATTGAAGAAAAGGACGTGGAGAATGCGTTAAAGGACCGTACGCTACTGGGTAGCATTTTGGCTGCGGGCCTGCCGTAA
- the wipf2a gene encoding uncharacterized protein wipf2a: MPIPPPPPPPGPPPPPTFSQANTTAPKLSQNEAKGRGALLSDICKGTRLKKVTAVNDRSAPVIEKSGAGGGSSSGGGGSGGGFGGSSGPGPMGGLFSRGVPKLRPVGDSTAGRSALRPPGSRPAVPRTPSTTSTSTARQADEERPAPPEPSRTPRPSLADTSKPTSASSAPPPPPPFNRRGNTGPPASQQKVTGPSHSREKPLPPLHANKGPPPSSSGRDGPSKNSRPSHISSSSSAPPPPPPYRQPPPVTNGDPPPELPQRRNSLNRRTQAVSNTRSQAPPPPPPPAAQQSSRPPPPARDPPGRRSAPQVPSAGSRNGTRDAPPPPPPYRMHSTSQTSAEPPSRGRPPPLSSSGRQGSGHPPPPPPVRNGHTSGSKGYADDFESRYSFHPVEDLPPPEEYKQISKIYPSKSGRAVMRVAPPLPPVGR; encoded by the exons ATGCCCATTCCTCCTCCGCCCCCTCCACCTggacctcctcctccacccaccttcaGTCAG GCAAACACCACCGCACCCAAACTGAGTCAAAATGAAGCAAAAGGAAGAGGTGCTCTGTTGTCGGATATATGCAAAGGGACCAGGCTGAAAAAAGTCACCGCCGTTAATGACAGAAGTGCACCTGTTATTGAGA AgtctggagcaggtggaggcagTAGCAGTGGTGGGGGAGGAAGTGGAGGGGGCTTTGGTGGCAGTTCTGGGCCTGGGCCAATGGGAGGCCTGTTCAGTAGAGGGGTGCCCAAATTACGGCCTGTTGGAG ACAGTACCGCTGGAAGATCAGCACTGCGGCCACCCGGTTCACGTCCTGCAGTCCCGCGCAcacccagcaccaccagcaCGTCCACGGCCCGCCAGGCTGACGAGGAGCGTCCTGCACCCCCTGAGCCATCTCGAACCCCCCGCCCCTCATTGGCTGACACATCTAAACCAACCAGTGCCTCTtctgcccctcctcctcctccaccttttAATCGCCGTGGCAATACTGGTCCTCCCGCTTCTCAGCAGAAGGTCACTGGTCCGTCCCACAGTCGTGagaagcccctcccaccactgCATGCCAACAAGGGCCCCCCTCCTTCGTCATCTGGACGTGATGGCCCATCAAAAAACTCTCGCCCTTCACATatatcttcatcttcatctgcacctccacccccacctccctaccGACAACCCCCACCAGTTACTAATGGTGACCCGCCCCCCGAGCTGCCACAGAGACGTAATTCACTGAACCGGAGGACCCAAGCTGTCAGTAACACTCGCAGCcaggctccacccccacctccgcCACCTGCAGCACAGCAGAGCAGTCGACCTCCACCACCAGCTCGAGACCCTCCAGGACGCAGATCAG CCCCCCAGGTTCCCTCAGCTGGATCTCGGAACGGCACCCGTGATGCTCCCCCCCCTCCACCGCCGTATCGCATGCACAGCACCTCACAGACCTCCGCAGAGCCGCCCAGCCGAGGGAGGCCTCCGCCACTCTCTTCCTCAGGCCGTCAAGGCTCAGGacatcctcctccaccacctcctgtcCGCAACGGACACACCTCTGGCTCCAAGGGTTACGCTG ATGATTTTGAGTCTAGGTACTCCTTCCATCCTGTGGAAGACCTGCCCCCACCAGAAGAGTATAAGCAGATTTCCAAGATCTACCCCAGCAAAAGTGGTAGAG cTGTGATGAGAGTAGCACCACCACTGCCCCCTGTTGGGAGATGA